The Mycolicibacterium fluoranthenivorans DNA window GCCCTCGACGCCGTATGGGCCGCTCCATGCAATCTCGAGCATTTGCACGGACGTTGCCATCATCTCATCGCGATCGACCTTGTGACCGACTCCTTTCTTGATTCAGTATTCGGCCCTTGGGACTCTGAAGGCCAACGCCGATCCATCGCGAGACTAAACCCGCCTGACGCGGCTTCTCTGGATTCTATGAAGGGTGAAGAGATTTCGGCCCCACGGCTGACTGCGCCTATCCGAGGAACGGGTTCCGCCGCAGCCAGCACCGCATGCTGTGCGGAGAAGGCTCGTCGAATGCTTCAGTCGCTTCTCGCGGGACATCAGCGAGCCATGCTCGCTTTCGAGCATGGCTACCACCACAGCCACAGCGACTCTCTCGTCGCCGCCCGAGCAGCATTATGGCAGGCTTCAGACGGACGCGACGACGTGCTGCTGTCATACGTCGACCGGTATCTCCAAAATCCACGGTTGTTGGCCGAGGGCTTGAAAGCAATCGCGGCAGCGGGTGAGGAGCGAGTAGAAGCCGGCGCGGCAGCACATCGCCTTTGGTCCAGAATCATGGACCGTGTTCTCGATTATGCGGACAACAACCCAAGTCTGTTTAGCGAGCCCACCTGGGGGGCTTATGCGGAAGCCGACCTGATTCCTGAGCCTTCCCCGGACTGGCATTACCTCACGATCGAAATGCTCGCTGCGCCACACCGCTGGCGCAACCTGCTCACCTGGTCACCGCAAGTTGAGCGGTGGCTAGAGACGATCACAAGTACGCGCATGAGTATCGATCATCTTGTCGTCGCGGTGAGGGAACTCGACGTCACCGACCAGGTAACTTCCGGCCTGCGCTGGGTCGAACGCATTGTCGTAAGGAGTGGCAACGACTGTGCGAAGACCTATACCTTGCCGGAATGGCTCCATGAGCGGCGTCCCGATCTCCTTAACGAAGATCAAGTAGCTCGTTGGCAGAGGATAGTCGACCTCCTAGTAGTTGCCGGGGATAGTCGAGTTGCTGATCTGGCGGACTAGTGCCAGCTCACGATCTCCGCCTCGGAACGCTGCTCTCAAAAGTCTCTCCTTAAACCCTTACGCGGACGTGTTGCGTGGGGCCGTCGGAGAGTTGTCGGCAATGATTTGCAATTGGAAGTCCCGGCCTCGTACCAGCAGACCCCACCGAACTGATTATCCGTCGTCAGACGTGTCAGCTCCGGTCAGCGTCAAGTTCAGCCTTAGTGTCCTCCCGCCGCGCATCACGCTCGTATGACTCTGCTATATCACGCAATATCCTCGCAGTACGAGGCCACTTAGCACGTGTTGTGGCACTCCAGTCACGGTAGTTTTCCGCAAGCTCTCGCTCCTGCGTTCCGCCGTCGTATAGCCCACGCCAAGTTGCGCCCCGCGCGTTCATTCGGCCGATTAGAAGGCCATTCTCGAGGTCACGGCTGCCGATCGCTTCGAGTATGTCTCTTACTGGCTCTGCTGGCCATGCCCCGTCGACGCCGACGGGGCTGTGCGAGAGAGCTTGCCCAACCATCTCGTCTCCGACGTCCGAGCGATCTACGTCAGCGAGTGCCAATCTGGCCGCCCTCACCCAGCTAGCCATTACTGCCCCATCCAACGAACCATCATCACGGCGACCCGGAAAACCTTTCCACTGGTGCAGAACCCACCAAGCTTGCGTCGCCATGCTCTGGTCGGCGTCGCTGAGTTCACGTCCCCGATCCTGTCGCCCGCGGTACGCGTGCGTAACTAGCTCAACGAACTGGTCGGGCCTAGTCGCGAGTACGCGATTGAGTGTTGTTGGCTCACGATGATGTTCAAGTATCCGAAAGAAAGTGAATTCGTAGCTTGCAACTTTCATTTCGAAGTCGTCGTCCATGGCCAGGAAGTCAAGCAGCGAGCCTATGCAGTACGTCGTCATACTGGACGGACCCTCCTCTGCCGAAGGCTGGTTTAGAGCACCATTGAGGGCGGTGACGATGAGGGGCCGCGCCACACTAGCGAAGTCGCAGTCCGTCTCCAGATCCGTCCGCTCGATAGCATCTGCCAACACGGCAATCGCAGTCCAGATTCGACCATGGTCTAGCAAACGCCCAACAACTTGGCCTAGAAAAGACGACGGAACCCCATCAAAGCTAGCCTTTTCCCAGTAGGTAGTTTCATCCGCTGCCACAGAACTGTCGCGCAGTGCTTGCAAAACATCTTCTGTGGAAGGAGCATTGCGGATCACGATTTCCCTGGCCGCACCTTCGAGTTCATGCTCACTCAGGGCCTCGATGAACCACGATGCACCGCCCAATTGAATACGGCGACGCACCCACATCGAGCCGGCCTCTTCAAGCGCCGATTCGGATGATGATAGCCACGGTAGTACGTCACGAAGGCCGACTTCGCTGATACCGCCAAGCACCCAACCAAGTTGTCCCGGAACGGCGGAGCGGCGGGCGAGAGCTTCCACACCTCCGATGCCAGCATCGGACTTCAGAATGGATAGGAGAGCACTGGTCCTAAGCGTGCCTAGCTCGGCTTGGTACGAATTGAAGTCTTTTCGGTCAACCCCTGGAATATTTGGGTGCCAATCGAATAGGTACGCGAATCGCTGAGGATCGGAATCCGACTCAAGCGCCGATGCGATTTCGCACAACCGCCCTACTACATCGGCAGGAAGCGCCCAGTCGGCGGACGCGTACTGTTCGTGAAACGCGGTCAGACTACGAAGCCTCTCCCAGAGCAACAGCCGCGCTTGATCATCAATTAGGCCGTGGTCGGCTCCCCTCGCGAGCAACTCGACAACTCGTGTCCGGTCATGTGGAGGCAATGTAGGCAACGCTTCAGCCAACTGCGCAAGCCGCTCTGGATCAGAGTCTGCGTGCTGGACTGCACGGTCAACTAGATCATGAACAAACTGGATGAAGTTAGTCACGGGGACTGACAGCTCTGTCGGCTTCCAGTCGCGGAACCGCGGATCAGCTGGCGGTATGAGGATGCGCCCACTATGAGGCAGGAGTTGGAACGTTAGGCTCCAGCCAATTTCGTCTGCAATTCGGTAAACGGCATCAAGGGCCTGAAGTCTTTGCTCCCGGGTTGCCGAGGTGTGACGCACCCAACCGCTGAGAATAGAAGTCATGCTCTCGAGCGGTCGATTTCCCGACTTACCGCCTGGATCAAGGCAGCAAAGTCGCGCGAGCACCCGAACTCCATCGATTATGTGCTCCGCCGACCAACAGAGCGATTCTAGGGCCCATAACAGATGGTGGTGCATAGATGTCGGCCCTAAGCGGAGGCTGTCGCTGTGCTCCTCGAAAAGGCTGACCACAGCGGACTCAGCATGAGAGAGATCCTCCTCAAGTGCGTCAAGAAACGTGTCGGGAGCAGCTTCGGCCAGCATGGGCAAGACCGCGGCGAGTTCATGCCACCGCCGACCAGAGTCGTCCTCAGAAGCTCGCTCAATTAGTCGGCGCACTGTTCGCGCGGCTACAACGGCGGCCGTCACACCGTTGTCTAGTTCAACCTCACCACCGAGGGAACCTAGCAGAGCGAGACCTTGCGCTAAACCCTCCCGCAACATGCCGGAGTAGCGGCGCTTAACGCCCAATAATCCTGCGGTGGACTGCTCCTCAGGGGTGAGGTCCAATACCGGGTCTGCTTCAGACACAACATCCTCCGCGACGCGGACCGACCGTTCGACCAAGTCCGTAGTCACAGAATCTTGCAACAGCAGAAATGCCTCCTCCTGGGAGACGAACGACCAGCAGGTACCAACTTTGCGTACGACGGGATCCACTGATGTGGACATTCGACCTAGTAAGGGCTCGATCACACTCCACGGCTGATTGGCCATCGACTCCAGCATTGCGATGTCGTCCGAGCCGGTAGTCCATGCGCCCGCCAGCACTAGGGCCGCCAAAATTCCCGCATCCGGCGGATTGGTCCACTCCGGGCGGCTAATCGTCGGATTTAGCGAAATGCGGCGACATAAGGCCGGCAGACTTTTACGCCCCAGCACAGCGAGTCGCTCAGCCTCGCTAGGCTCCACGCCGGCTCCCCGCAGTGCGTCGGCGGCATCTCGGCGGCCGAGCCGCGGCAGGGAAACCTCGGCTTTCCTTCTCGAAAAAGCCGAGCGGTCAACCACGCTCACAACATGGTGCCCTTGACTAATGGCGCGACCGACATCGGCGCCGTCAAACCTAGGGATCAACAGCGCCCGACCCGGTTTTTCGAGAATGGAGTCCCAAGCGTCTGCAGATGACACCACGATTGCAGTCGTGATATTTTCCCCGCCGCTTGCAAGGCTTAGCGAGGCATGGAGGAACCCAAGACAGTCATCGGCCCACTCAGATTGAACGAGCGTATGTACAGGTTCGTTTTGGAGCCGTTTTATTAATTGATCACTTTGTTGCCGCCGACCCGATAGGAAAAAATCCGCGGGCAATTGCGGTTTGGTCGACGCGCTAAATCGCTCCCACCACTTGTCCAGCGATACTGCATCGCGCGGCCGGAACCCCAAATGCTCAGAGATCCAATAGTGGGCGGAAGGGGCGGTGAGAAGCCAACTTTCCAGATCGTCGGCGTCCACAACCCGGACGTCTGCAAAGTTTCCTTCGTTCTTTCGTTCCTTGGCCCAAGCAGCCCCTTTCGCCCAGCGCCGCGGGGTAGCGAAGACAAAGGTTGCCGACGAAGGGGTACTCGAAACACGATTGTTGTAATCGGACGTTGCTTTGGACTCAGGCCGTTCATTGACGCCAAATTCGAAGACCAGCTTCCCCGCTGGGAGGAACTTCGTCCCTAATGAATCAGCAACGCCGTCGAACCCTTCAAGAGCGATACCGTCGCCTGCGCGAATAGAGATGTTCGAAAAACCGGGCGTCTCGATAAGTAACCGCCTAATCAGCTCGGGAAAGCGCTCTTGTGCATCGCGCGACCTCGCGACTGGCCACTGTTTGAGCTGATTTGCGGTGACTAGCTCCGGACTTACCGCCCTGCGTTCGGACAACAGTGTCGGGATTCGGCTATTGCGTTGCGCGATGAGAGCCTCGACATCACTCGGTCGGAATCTGAGAAAGCGCGAGCCAGGAAGCCGGGTGGCGTCGAGCGCGCCATTCTGCGACCAGTTCCGAACGGTGTTCTCATGCACACCCAACCGCTTGGCCGTCTCGCGAACAGTCAGAAGTTCCTCATTCACACTCACTACATCAAGATAGCAAAATGTGGACTTTGTAGACAAGGGGAGCGTAGGCTTGCCCTTGTTTACTTCCGTAGCTAGTGGAACCGTTGCGCAGCTGAATGCGCTCCGCCGACACCGCCCTCGCGTTGCGGATGCATCTAGCATCAGCGCGCCCTGTATGGACCCCGGGATGAGCTACGGGCAAGTCAAACAACCATAAGTAGTGACGCCGACGTTCGGTTGTTTGACAGAACGAAGATGCTAGAGTAAACCGTGCAATCTACATCGGTTCCGGCCCAGTTGGTCGAAGCCGGTGTGTCGGTGGTGACCGGTGATGCTCACAGCATCACCTATCGGTTTGAGGGCCGCGCCGTCACGGCCGACCTTCTCCGAGTAGGTCGCATTTCGTCTGCGACCGCTGTGCTGCGTCGCGCAAACCGTCAGCCTGGCCACCGCGTCTTGGTCGCCTGCGACTTCATCTCTAACTCTGCGCGCTCAGCACTTCTGACCGAAACCGACGTGGACCTCAGCGTTGGTAGCACTGGCGAACTGGTTCTGTCGGGCAAGACCCTCAAGCCTCCCGCAACACCACCCCCTGCAACCGCCCATCGCAGCCGGCGTCGCCGCGCGGCCGAACGGGTCTGCTTGCTCACCCGCGAGCGCCTACGCCAAGTTGACGTCGCCGCCGCCGTCGCGGTCACCCAGCAGGCTGTATCCAAGATGACGGAGAAGGAACCGTTGCCCGAAACGCCGATGACCGAGGCCGCACGCCGAGACCTCCTCACCAAGCTGTCATTGGTGCTAGCAGACGACGGACTCGTCGAGACCTACTGGTACGGAATAGATCCGGTAATGGAGCAGGTCCGCAGCTCGATCCGACTCGGCGCAGAGTTGTCCGTACAGATCCTCGCCGGCGGCGAGGTCGCCGCCGACGTTTTGCAGCCGTGGCGGGTACCGACCCGGGGCCTGGTTTACGCCGAAGAGCTGGTCGATCTGTCGGTCCTTAAACTGGTGGAAGCCACAGCCGAGGAAGCAACCTTGACTCTGCGAGTTCCCGCCGACCCGACTGTGTGGACGACCGCGACATGGTGGCGGCGGGTTAACGAAGTACAACAGCAGTCCGACATCGCTACCGTTGACCCAGTGATTGCGTTGCAGGACCTCAACGCCAGCGCAGATCTCGGCGACGGTGCGCCGCAACGACTCAGCGACTGGATCGTGAGCCGGTGACCCCAGCGGTATCAGTCGTGATGGCCTGCACCGCGGTGGCCGACGACAACGGGATGCGTGCGTTGCGCGACGTGGCCACCGCCGCCGACGGCATTGAATACCTTGTGATCGGTGGCCACATGGTGCGGCTCCTACGGCACGTGTACAACGTGCCGGGGATACCGCGGGTGACCTCCGACGCCGACACCGGCATCAGTGTCGACGTGGCCACCACGGGCGGACTTCACGATCGACTCACCGCGCTCGGCTACGAAGATCAGTGCGGCAACCGCTACGAGCGTGGTGAGCAGGCAGTCGATCTCCTAGTCCCCGCTGCGGCCAAGCCGGGTAAGCAGATCATCGGTGAGCGGGCATTCGACGGGGCGCCAGGGCTGCGCATCGCGCTGGCACTGCCGCCGATCGAGGTGGCGGTCACCGCGCGGCTCACCGACGGCGACACGATTGAGTTCAAAGCCCCGGTTCCCGACGTCGAAGCCGCCTTCGTCCTGAAGATGCTGGTTCGTACCGTCCGCGACACGGAACGCGACCTCCAGGACATCGAGACGCTCCTAGAGATCGTGGCGTCACAACCCGAGTACCACGCATCACCGTGGCGCATGGACGACCCCAAGATCACGGAGAGCGGTGAGCGAGGCGATGCTGCCCGCGTGGCAGCGCAGATGATCTCCAGCCCACCCACAAAGGTGCCAGCCCGGGTGCGGGCGCTGCTGCGGCGCCATGTCGCGGTTGTGTCGCGATGACAATCGCACTGCGAAGTACCGCAGTGGATCCGTTCCGCCTCAACGCCCACCAACGCCGCCAACGCCATATCCGCAGTTAGAGGCGATTTTCCGGCAGCTGCCGTTTACAACAAAGACAACAAACGCCCAGATCTACAGATTTTAAGTCCGCTGCCTCTGCCAATTGGGCTATGGGGGCCTGTGCAGACAATGACGTTAGCGTCTGCGCCGGTCCCTGAAAAATCACTCCCCGGCTCCTCCGAACAGGGGATAGTCGCTCGCCCGCGTGGCCGTTTACCATCTCGGAATGAACGGCCTGCTTGCCTTGCTCGTCACGCTGGCACTCGTCGTGCCCATCGGGGGACTGCTCATCTGGCTCAGTCACCGCAGCGCACAGAAGCAATCCGCAAAGTACTGGTCCACCCGAGGTGGCTCCGCAGCCGGCGGCACCGCGGTCGGCGGTGCCGCCGCCGGTGGCGGCTATCTCGCCGGCGGATGCGGCGCCGGTGACGGCGGTGGGGGCCATGGTCACGGCGGTTGCGGCGGTGGCTCCAGCTGTGGCGGAGGCGGATGCGGCGGCGGAGGCTGCGGAGGCGGCAGCTAGCCCGCAGCTGCCAATTCCGACGGTGTGAGCGAAACCGTCAGCGCGGGAACCGGATACCGGCACAACGCACAGCCATCACGGATGACCTCGGAGGTCTCCTCCGCAACGCCACGCAG harbors:
- a CDS encoding helix-turn-helix domain-containing protein; translated protein: MSVNEELLTVRETAKRLGVHENTVRNWSQNGALDATRLPGSRFLRFRPSDVEALIAQRNSRIPTLLSERRAVSPELVTANQLKQWPVARSRDAQERFPELIRRLLIETPGFSNISIRAGDGIALEGFDGVADSLGTKFLPAGKLVFEFGVNERPESKATSDYNNRVSSTPSSATFVFATPRRWAKGAAWAKERKNEGNFADVRVVDADDLESWLLTAPSAHYWISEHLGFRPRDAVSLDKWWERFSASTKPQLPADFFLSGRRQQSDQLIKRLQNEPVHTLVQSEWADDCLGFLHASLSLASGGENITTAIVVSSADAWDSILEKPGRALLIPRFDGADVGRAISQGHHVVSVVDRSAFSRRKAEVSLPRLGRRDAADALRGAGVEPSEAERLAVLGRKSLPALCRRISLNPTISRPEWTNPPDAGILAALVLAGAWTTGSDDIAMLESMANQPWSVIEPLLGRMSTSVDPVVRKVGTCWSFVSQEEAFLLLQDSVTTDLVERSVRVAEDVVSEADPVLDLTPEEQSTAGLLGVKRRYSGMLREGLAQGLALLGSLGGEVELDNGVTAAVVAARTVRRLIERASEDDSGRRWHELAAVLPMLAEAAPDTFLDALEEDLSHAESAVVSLFEEHSDSLRLGPTSMHHHLLWALESLCWSAEHIIDGVRVLARLCCLDPGGKSGNRPLESMTSILSGWVRHTSATREQRLQALDAVYRIADEIGWSLTFQLLPHSGRILIPPADPRFRDWKPTELSVPVTNFIQFVHDLVDRAVQHADSDPERLAQLAEALPTLPPHDRTRVVELLARGADHGLIDDQARLLLWERLRSLTAFHEQYASADWALPADVVGRLCEIASALESDSDPQRFAYLFDWHPNIPGVDRKDFNSYQAELGTLRTSALLSILKSDAGIGGVEALARRSAVPGQLGWVLGGISEVGLRDVLPWLSSSESALEEAGSMWVRRRIQLGGASWFIEALSEHELEGAAREIVIRNAPSTEDVLQALRDSSVAADETTYWEKASFDGVPSSFLGQVVGRLLDHGRIWTAIAVLADAIERTDLETDCDFASVARPLIVTALNGALNQPSAEEGPSSMTTYCIGSLLDFLAMDDDFEMKVASYEFTFFRILEHHREPTTLNRVLATRPDQFVELVTHAYRGRQDRGRELSDADQSMATQAWWVLHQWKGFPGRRDDGSLDGAVMASWVRAARLALADVDRSDVGDEMVGQALSHSPVGVDGAWPAEPVRDILEAIGSRDLENGLLIGRMNARGATWRGLYDGGTQERELAENYRDWSATTRAKWPRTARILRDIAESYERDARREDTKAELDADRS